TAGTGCGGCCGGGGCCCGTGGGTGGTCTGTCCGCGATGCCGGGTGCGGGGTGTCAGTGGTTGAGCGCGCATTTCCCCGCGCCCCTGAGCGCATGCAGCAGACGCTGCCTCGCGAGCCGCCGGAGTTCGTCCGCCGTCACCGCCCGCTCCTCCTCGGGATCGTTGGTCAATCGTGACCGGATGGCTTCGAGGAGGCGGTCCAGGGTCTCGGACGGGGACAAACCGTCCAGGCAGATGACGAACACGTGTCCGAAGCGGGCCTCGTAGGCGGCGTGGGCCGCGCTCAGGGCGGTGTGGGCCGCGGAGTAGGTGTCCGGCGGCAGCGCGGGCAGGGACTCGGCCGCCAGCGCTTCCGTGAGGTCGGGCCAGGCCAGGTCGTAGGCCGCCTCGTCCGCGGCGGCCAGCAGGGAGTCCAGGTCCGGGTAGGGGCGGTGCTCGGCGACACGCCGGGCCCAGCGGTGGCTGCGCAGGCAGGGCAGGAGGGCCTGCTCCAGGTCCTCCTCGGAGGCTGCGTTGAAGTGCTCCACCGGTATGGCGAGCCGGCCGGGGAGGTCTGGGAGACGGTGCGCAGGCAGCGTGGGTCCTCGTGGGCGTCACGTGTGTCGGCAGGGCAAGTTGTGAGAGATGTGACGTCACGCTATCGAGTACGACCATGACGTGTCCGAAGGATGCCTGAATTTCACCCGGGAGAGAGAGATTCGGAACGCGTGGTGGACGCGCGCCAAGCGGCCCCGGGTTTTAGGTTGGCGGTGTGAGTCAGCACAGGCGCCGGATCTCGGCGAAGCAGGGAAAGCAGCGGCAGGTGCTGGTCGTGGCCATGGCCGTAGCGCTGGTCGTGGTCGCGGCCGGGGTGAGTCTCGGGCTCTGGGCGGCCTCGGGCGGCGACGGCGGGTCCACGGCCTCGGAGGCCGGAGCCTCGCGGGGGGCCACCGCGGCGGCGCCGCCGGACAGAGCGCCGGAGGCGGGCCCCACCCCCAGCCCGACCCGCTCCTATGCCCTGTCCGAGACGCCCCGGACCATCCCCGCCGTCCGTGACCACGAGCCGGCGCGGGGCCCGGGCTGGCGTCCCGGGAAGGGCAACCGGGTGGTCGTGGCCGACCCGGCGCTGGCCGACGAGGGGCGGCTGGTCGCCGGCGAGCTGGGAATGGCGTACGCGGGCGAGAAGGACGACAAGCGAGCCGGGGACCTGCGGCTGGCGCTGAACGAGGGCAAGGGCGCGAACCCGGAGTCGTACGTGATGACCGTGCGCGACGGGCGGGTGGAGATCGCCGGGCCCTCCGAGGCGGGCGTCTTCTACGGCACCCGCACGCTCAAGCAGGAGACGCACGACGGCGGCACGGCGCCCGAGGGGGTCGTGAAGGACGAGCCGGCCAAGGCGCAGCGCGGCTTCATGCTGGACATCGCGCGCAAGAACTTCACGGCCGGCTGGATCGAGGACCGGATCCGGGAACTGGGCGATCTGAAGTTCAACCAGCTGGGGCTGCACTTCTCCGACGACCAGGGCTTCCGGATCGAGTCCTCCTCGCATCCCGAGATCGTGTCGCGGCAGCATCTCACCAAGGCGCAGGTGCGGAAGATCATCGACCTCGCGCGGAGCCGGCACATCACGATCGTGCCCGAGATCGACTCGCCCGGGCACCTCGGCGCGGTCCTCGACGCCCACCCCGACCTGCAACTGCGCACCGCGCAGGGGTCGGCGGTGCAGGGCGCCATCGACATCTCCAAGGCCCAGAGCGCTCAGATCGTCGACGATCTGCTCAACGAGTACGCGGACCTCTTCCCCGGCGGGCCGTGGCACCTGGGCGGCGACGAGTACCAGGCGCTGACCCGGTCGAACCCGGAGGCGTCGTTCCCGCAGCTGGCCGCCGCCGCCCGGGAGAAGTACGGCTCCGGTGCGACGGTCGCCGACCTCACGACCGGCTGGCTCAACGACCGGGCCGACACCGTCCGCAGGCACCAGCGCGTCCCGCGCGCCTGGAACGACGGCTTCTTCCGCGGCACCTCCGTCCAGGCCGCGAAGGACATCCAGGTCGCCTACTGGACCGGCAAGGAGATCGGCGCCCGGCCGCCCCTGGAGTACCTGCAGGCCGGCCGCAAGGTGATCAACTACAACGACGAGTTCCTGTACTACGTGCTCGGCGAGCCGCAGACGTTCGTCTACCCGACGGGCCAGCGGATCTACGAGCAGTGGACGCCACGGGTGCTGCGCGGCACCGCGGCCGTGCCGGCGCGCTACGACGGCCAGATCCTCGGCGGGTCCTTCGCGGTGTGGTGCGACCTCGCCGGCTCCCAGACGGAAGACCAGGTGGCGGCCGGGATCCGGATGCCGCTGCGGGCGACCGTCCAGAAGCTGTGGGACCCCGACAAGCCCGAGCTGTCCTGGACGGAGTTCCGGGCGCTGGCGGACAGGCTCGGCTGACCGGCACGAATTGGCGCATACGGCTGCGAACTCCCGTACGGCTGTGGTGGTCTTCTGACGCGAGTGGAATCGAATATGCCGGGGGGAACCGGGACATGGGCTACTGGGGATACTTCGTCGTGGGCCGGGGGGAGCGGCCGCTGCCGGAGCTGGACGCGCTCGCGGGGGCCGGGGACGGTGCGACGCGGCGCGCCTCGGCGCCGGGCGGATGGCAGGTGTGGGAGTACCCGAGCAGCGACGGCGACATCGGGAACATGAACGCCCTCGCCCGGGAGACCGGGGCGCCCGCGCTCTTCGGGTACGTCATGAACAGCGAGTGCGTGGTGCTGGAGGCCGCGGCTCCGCAGAGCGGGGCGTGGACGACCTGCCTCGCGCGTTCCGCGATGGCCGGGTATGTGGGGGCGGACCGGGAGGGCCTCACGCTGGAGGACTACTTCCTGGAACCCGGCGACGCCGCCGAGCGCGCCGTGCGCTGGGCCGCCGAGGCCGGGTGCGAAGTGAACGCCGGCGCGCTGGTGGACGTACTGACGTCAGACCCCGATCCCCTGGCCGAAAACTTGTTGTTCCGCTTCCTGGACAGACTGGGCGTGGTGCCCCTGTGACACTCCGGGGGCGTTGCGCGCAGTAAGGGGAAGTGCGGGTTCCGTGAGGGGCGAGGGTCGGTAGCGGCCTGGTCGGGCCCCTGAGAAGGCCCGCGGAGGGAGGCGTGGATGAGCCTGGTGGAGTTGATCGCACAGGCCGACGAACGCGGGCTGGCCGCGAGCGGGCTGGCTTGTTTGGACCGGTGCGTGCCCCTGCTGGGCGGCGACGACGAGCTCCTGCGGCCGGTGTGGGCGAGCCTCAGTGACGGCGCCGAGGCCGGTGACTGGGGCGAGCGGCTGGAGCAGGCCCGCGGCAAGCTGGACGCGGCCGGCGCCGGGGACCGGGCGGCCGTGCTCGCCCACCGGATGCTCGAGGCCGCTCCCGCCGATCGGTCCGCCGCCGGAGTGCGGGTGTGGGCCGACGCCTGCTCCGTCGCATCCCTGCAGATCCACCGGCTCCTGGACACCGCCGAGGACGAGGCCTCGTCCGTCGACTCCCGCCGCGAGGGCCGTACGGACGGCATGTCCCCGCTCGTCGCCGCCGAACTGCGCCGCCAGATCACCGTCCTGGAGGTCCTGGCCGGTCACGGCCCGGCCGGGCTGCGCCGGGCGCTGGAGGTGTCGATCGAGGGGCGGCGGGTGCTGCGCGCGGTGGTGTCCCGCCGGAGCCGGCAACAGGGCTGAGGCAGAGGGCCGCCGGGAGCCCGAGGGTCCTAAACCCCGCTTCCTGGAAGAGTCCTGTGACTGTCCCTTGAGCGAGCTGGGGTGGTCCTGCGCCGCTTCGGGGAAGCCGCCGATTCCGGGTGACGAAACGCTTCGCCACAACGCTTTCCGGGATGTGACGACTCAAGCGGAGACCAGGCCATCGGCGGCTGCCAAGCCGCTGCGATGGGCGGCGGACACAGTGGCGACGATGCGCGAGGGGGCACGGCTGCACCTCGACTACTCGGCACAGAGTCTGTGGAGCATCGACCGGATGATCGAGGCGATACGGCGGGAAGGAGCACCCGACGCCGCCGTCCAGCAGGTACTGCGCGGCTTCGGCGCCTACGCGGGTGAGGTGATAGTGCGTCAGACCGGCGCCGAGTGGTGGGCGACCGGCGGCGACCACTGGATCCGCACCCCCGAGGGGCGCCTGTGGGATCCCATCGACGAGGCCCGCCGCTGCTACGCCGGCCATGGATCGCTGCGGCTGCTGTGCCGGGACGCGGTGAGCACCGGGCCCCGGCCGTAGCGTCACCGCCCGAGTACGCCCGCGTCCGCGTCGTCGTTCTCGCCTTCGTCCTCGTCCTCGTCCTCGTCCAGGAGCCCCGGCGGCTGCGAAGCGGGCTCGGCCGCCGGCTTGCCGGCGTTCGCGGCCAGGGTGCGGATCTCGGGCAGGTCGTCGTAGAGGTGCTGCCCGGGACACTCGGTCGGGTAGCCGTCGCGATGCCCGGAGATGCGGTGGAAGGTGGCCTTCTGCCCCAGCTTGTACTTGCCGTTGTCGGCACCGGAGGTCAGGACGACCGTCCCGGTCGGGTCGATGCCGTAGAGGCCGAGCTTCCACGCCGCGACCTTCGCGACCGACTCGCGCACCGCGGCGTTGGTGGCCGCCGTGGAGTAGTCGCCGAGCACCGAGACGCTGCTGGTGGCGGTGTTGAACCCGTAGGCGTGCGCGCCCAGGACGGGCTTGTCGATGCCGCCCGCACGGCCCTCGAAGACGGTGCCGCACTTGTCGACGAGGAAGTGGTAGCCGATGTCGTTCCAGCCGTTGCTCTGCACGTGGTAGAGGAACACGCCGCGCACGATCGACGCCGACTCGGAGCAGGCGTAGTCGTTGGTGCCCGCCGTGTGGTGGACGAACATCGCCTTGGTGTCGCCGGTGTACGTGGGCGGGTCCTTCACCAGGGACTCGTCGGCGCCCCAGGCGGAGCGCGACGTGACGACGGGGCGCTCGGCCGAGAGCGAACCGGCGGCCGGCCCGACGACGTCCGGCTCGACGGCCTCGGTGTGCACGGCGTCCGGCCCGGCCTCGGGGTCGACCAGTTCGACGCGCAGCCCCGCCGGCAGGCGCGAGCCCGAGACGCGCACCTGGACGCCGTCCGAGGGCCCGGTCCACAGCGGCTGGGTGCTGCCCCGCACACCGGCCCGGTCCCGGTCGAGGCCGGCCTCGGGCGTTCGGACGTCGGTCTCCAGGGGGCGCCACGCGCTCCACGCGCCGCTCTCCCGGGAGCGGGTGCGCACCTGGGCGGTGCCGTCCAGGGCCGCCTCCGGGTCGTCCCAGGTGACGCCGATCAGGCTGAACGGCTCGGTGGTGCGCGGGGCGAGGGACCGTTCGTGGGGGTCGCCGTCCGGCACCCGGACGGTGTGCACACCGTCCGAGGAGGCGGCCCGGGCGGGCTGGGTCAGACCGAGGGCACCGAGGGCCAGGGCGGTGGCGACGGCGGTGCGCAGGAGGCGGGGTGTCATACGGCGCTCGCCTTTCGTGGGCGGTGGCATCGCGAGCAGAGCTCCCCGGTACGTCACTTGGCCGAAACCCCCGCGGGGCCGGGCTCCCGAGGACGGCGGGCAGGGTTGACCCGAACGGTCGTCGGCACCCGGCGGCCTGACGCGCTGTGACACTTCCGCGCGGGCCGGCGCTGATCACGGTGGGAGGGCGCGCACTCGGCACGGACGAGGACGGTACTTGGGTCACGGAGCGGAACCCCGGCGCGGGCAGGCGTACGACGGGGAACTGGGCGCGGCCGTCGCGCGGGCCCAGCAGGGTGACGAGGCGGCCTTCGCGGTCGCCTACCGGTTCGTGCAGCCCGGACTGCTCGGCTATCTGCGCGGCCTGGTCGGGGACGACGCGGAGGACGTGGCGTCCGACGCCTGGCTGGAGATCGCCCGGGACCTCGGGCGGTTCCGGGGCGACGGGGCCGGCTTCCGCGGCTGGACGGCGACCATCGCCCGGCACCGGGCGCTGGACCACTTGCGCCGGCAGCGGGTACGGCCCCGGCCCTCCGCGCTGGAGCAGGACGTCCTGGACCTGCCCGGGCCGCAGAGCACGCACGACCAGGCGCTGGAGGCCATCTCCACCGAGCGCGCCCTGGAGCTGGTCCGGGGGCTGCCGCCCGACCAGGCCGAGGCCGTGCTGCTGCGGGTGGTGGTCGGCCTCGACGGCCCGGCGGCCGCACGGGTGCTGGGCAAGCGGCCCGGCGCGGTACGCACGGCCGCCCACCGGGGCCTGAAACGCCTCGCCGGGCAGCTGGGCGCGGCGAGTGTGACGGATGAGGCTCCCCGGACGCTGGGGGAGTCGACGTGAGCGGAACCGGCGGTTTCGCTCACGGTGCGGGCGGCTCCCGCGGACCCGGCGCCCTGAACAGGGCGGACCGGCGGGACGTACTGGGGCGCGGCGGGCCGGCCGACGCCGGTGGAGCGGACGGAACGATCGGATCGAGCAGGAACGGAAACGGACATGGGTGAACGGCAGAGCGACGGCGGGCGTTCCGGCCGTGGTTCCCGTCACGCCCTCCTCGACTCCGACGTGGAGGCGCTGATCGTCGCCTCCCTCATCCGGGACGGTGTCGACGCGGAGGCCGAGCAGCGGGCCGTGGCCGCCTTCCGGGCCGCCCGGGACGCCGGTGCCCTGCGGACGCGCACCCGACGCCGGGACGACTGGCGTGCCCGGGAACGGCGCCACCTGGGGCGGTCCCTGAAGACGACGTTGTCCGTGCTGCTCGCCAGCCTCACGCTGGGCGGTGTCGCCGTGGCGGCGATCGGCGTGGCCGGATCGCCCGGGGAGGGCACGAAGGACGCCCCCGAGCGCCCGCCCGCCCCGAGCAGCGCCCCGCGCGACCCTGCCGGGAAGCCTCCCCGTCAAAGCCACAGCCCCGGCACCGGCACCGGCTCGGCCCCCGCCCACCCGGACCGGCCGGCCCCCGCCCAGGACACCGAGGCCCACTGCCGCGCCTACGAGCGGGCCGG
This is a stretch of genomic DNA from Streptomyces hawaiiensis. It encodes these proteins:
- a CDS encoding 2-oxo-4-hydroxy-4-carboxy-5-ureidoimidazoline decarboxylase, with amino-acid sequence MEHFNAASEEDLEQALLPCLRSHRWARRVAEHRPYPDLDSLLAAADEAAYDLAWPDLTEALAAESLPALPPDTYSAAHTALSAAHAAYEARFGHVFVICLDGLSPSETLDRLLEAIRSRLTNDPEEERAVTADELRRLARQRLLHALRGAGKCALNH
- a CDS encoding N-acetylmuramoyl-L-alanine amidase, whose translation is MTPRLLRTAVATALALGALGLTQPARAASSDGVHTVRVPDGDPHERSLAPRTTEPFSLIGVTWDDPEAALDGTAQVRTRSRESGAWSAWRPLETDVRTPEAGLDRDRAGVRGSTQPLWTGPSDGVQVRVSGSRLPAGLRVELVDPEAGPDAVHTEAVEPDVVGPAAGSLSAERPVVTSRSAWGADESLVKDPPTYTGDTKAMFVHHTAGTNDYACSESASIVRGVFLYHVQSNGWNDIGYHFLVDKCGTVFEGRAGGIDKPVLGAHAYGFNTATSSVSVLGDYSTAATNAAVRESVAKVAAWKLGLYGIDPTGTVVLTSGADNGKYKLGQKATFHRISGHRDGYPTECPGQHLYDDLPEIRTLAANAGKPAAEPASQPPGLLDEDEDEDEGENDDADAGVLGR
- a CDS encoding RNA polymerase sigma factor — its product is MGHGAEPRRGQAYDGELGAAVARAQQGDEAAFAVAYRFVQPGLLGYLRGLVGDDAEDVASDAWLEIARDLGRFRGDGAGFRGWTATIARHRALDHLRRQRVRPRPSALEQDVLDLPGPQSTHDQALEAISTERALELVRGLPPDQAEAVLLRVVVGLDGPAAARVLGKRPGAVRTAAHRGLKRLAGQLGAASVTDEAPRTLGEST
- a CDS encoding beta-N-acetylhexosaminidase, which produces MAVALVVVAAGVSLGLWAASGGDGGSTASEAGASRGATAAAPPDRAPEAGPTPSPTRSYALSETPRTIPAVRDHEPARGPGWRPGKGNRVVVADPALADEGRLVAGELGMAYAGEKDDKRAGDLRLALNEGKGANPESYVMTVRDGRVEIAGPSEAGVFYGTRTLKQETHDGGTAPEGVVKDEPAKAQRGFMLDIARKNFTAGWIEDRIRELGDLKFNQLGLHFSDDQGFRIESSSHPEIVSRQHLTKAQVRKIIDLARSRHITIVPEIDSPGHLGAVLDAHPDLQLRTAQGSAVQGAIDISKAQSAQIVDDLLNEYADLFPGGPWHLGGDEYQALTRSNPEASFPQLAAAAREKYGSGATVADLTTGWLNDRADTVRRHQRVPRAWNDGFFRGTSVQAAKDIQVAYWTGKEIGARPPLEYLQAGRKVINYNDEFLYYVLGEPQTFVYPTGQRIYEQWTPRVLRGTAAVPARYDGQILGGSFAVWCDLAGSQTEDQVAAGIRMPLRATVQKLWDPDKPELSWTEFRALADRLG